A window of Corallococcus macrosporus DSM 14697 contains these coding sequences:
- a CDS encoding (Fe-S)-binding protein has protein sequence MSPIITGLLLALAVPIFVMTMSGRVGVLLAMKKENRLDNIPFRVAQLVRFGLGQKRLVDPEEFTPGLFHVLIYAAFMVLAVRTVMLFAMGFSSTALEVLTDLSHPFWVDQTLLLGLYKVYLLAKDVVAALALLGVAYYVWVRWKVKPDRMTPSWEAYLILGFIGGLMVSEFLFGGSHMVAQHAAAAQQVQMGATQVPQSPAALVWWEPFTSLTGLAMMPLGATAAHVVGVAGFWTHLVIILAFLNFLPIGKHFHIITGLPTVFFQRTHSTGKLPTPDLEKEEFGAATVKDLTWKQGMDLYSCTECGRCQTHCPTYITGKPLTHKGVNQDLKHWIWDNEQWVEEGYGPNGIKEPLPEIVGSALSAETVWACTSCGWCEQACPVFIENVPRLIDMRRYQVQVKAEFPPEIQRVFEGIERQGNPWGLGQDRRDEWAEDLALPTWGDDGGPYEYLFFVGCAGSYDDKQKKVSRALVKILREAGVSFATLSKQEMCNGDSARRMGNEYLFQTMAKTNVESWNSMGVKAVITQCPHCFNTIKNEYPEFGGEYRVINHTQLINELLKEKRIKLSAVMNSKLTYHDPCYLGRHNGVYDAPREVLNAIPGLEVVEMQRSKREGFCCGAGGGRMWMEEHLGTRINHNRLNEAALTLKHAEDPSTPFPNAADKKKPGQVGDYKDKGGSGIVAVACPFCSTMLSDAVNDTGREENIKIKDITELVADALETKSGAVGTVAPGATVSAKPE, from the coding sequence ATGAGTCCCATCATCACCGGCCTGTTGCTAGCCCTCGCCGTTCCCATCTTCGTGATGACCATGTCCGGTCGCGTGGGCGTCCTGCTCGCGATGAAGAAGGAGAACCGGCTCGACAACATCCCCTTCCGCGTGGCGCAGCTGGTGCGCTTCGGCCTTGGCCAGAAGCGCCTGGTGGATCCGGAGGAGTTCACCCCGGGCCTGTTCCACGTGCTCATCTACGCGGCCTTCATGGTGCTGGCGGTGCGCACCGTCATGCTCTTCGCCATGGGCTTCTCGTCCACGGCGCTGGAGGTGCTGACGGACCTGAGCCACCCGTTCTGGGTGGATCAGACGCTGCTGCTCGGCCTGTACAAGGTCTACCTGCTGGCCAAGGACGTGGTCGCCGCGCTGGCCCTGCTGGGCGTGGCCTACTACGTCTGGGTGCGCTGGAAGGTGAAGCCGGACCGCATGACGCCGTCGTGGGAGGCGTACCTCATCCTGGGCTTCATCGGCGGCCTGATGGTCTCCGAGTTCCTCTTCGGTGGCAGCCACATGGTGGCCCAGCACGCCGCCGCCGCGCAGCAGGTGCAGATGGGCGCCACGCAGGTGCCCCAGTCCCCGGCCGCGCTGGTGTGGTGGGAGCCGTTCACCAGCCTGACGGGCCTGGCGATGATGCCGCTGGGCGCCACGGCCGCGCACGTGGTGGGCGTGGCCGGCTTCTGGACCCACCTGGTCATCATCCTGGCGTTCCTGAACTTCCTGCCCATTGGCAAGCACTTCCACATCATCACCGGCCTGCCGACCGTCTTCTTCCAGCGCACGCACTCCACCGGCAAGCTGCCCACGCCGGACCTGGAGAAGGAGGAGTTCGGCGCGGCCACGGTGAAGGACCTGACGTGGAAGCAGGGCATGGACCTGTACTCCTGTACGGAGTGCGGCCGCTGCCAGACGCACTGTCCCACGTACATCACCGGCAAGCCCCTCACGCACAAGGGCGTCAACCAGGACCTGAAGCACTGGATCTGGGACAACGAGCAGTGGGTGGAGGAAGGCTACGGCCCCAACGGCATCAAGGAGCCGCTGCCGGAAATCGTGGGCAGCGCGCTGTCCGCGGAGACGGTGTGGGCGTGCACGAGCTGCGGCTGGTGCGAGCAGGCCTGCCCGGTGTTCATCGAGAACGTGCCGCGCCTCATCGACATGCGCCGCTACCAGGTGCAGGTGAAGGCGGAGTTCCCGCCGGAAATCCAGCGCGTGTTCGAGGGCATCGAGCGCCAGGGCAACCCCTGGGGCCTGGGACAGGACAGGCGCGACGAGTGGGCGGAGGACCTGGCGCTGCCCACGTGGGGTGACGACGGCGGCCCCTACGAGTACCTCTTCTTCGTGGGCTGCGCGGGCAGCTACGACGACAAGCAGAAGAAGGTCAGCCGCGCGCTGGTGAAGATTCTGCGCGAGGCGGGCGTGAGCTTCGCCACGTTGTCCAAGCAGGAGATGTGCAACGGCGACTCCGCGCGCCGCATGGGCAACGAGTACCTGTTCCAGACGATGGCGAAGACGAACGTCGAGTCGTGGAACTCGATGGGCGTGAAGGCCGTCATCACCCAGTGCCCGCACTGCTTCAACACCATCAAGAACGAGTACCCGGAGTTCGGCGGCGAGTACCGCGTCATCAACCACACGCAGCTCATCAACGAGCTGCTGAAGGAGAAGCGCATCAAGCTCTCCGCGGTGATGAACAGCAAGCTCACCTACCACGACCCCTGCTACCTGGGCCGCCACAACGGCGTCTATGACGCCCCCCGCGAGGTGCTCAACGCCATCCCCGGGCTCGAGGTGGTGGAGATGCAGCGCAGCAAGCGCGAGGGCTTCTGCTGCGGCGCCGGCGGCGGCCGCATGTGGATGGAGGAGCACCTTGGCACGCGCATCAACCACAACCGGTTGAACGAGGCCGCGCTGACGCTGAAGCACGCCGAGGACCCGAGCACGCCCTTCCCCAACGCCGCGGACAAGAAGAAGCCGGGCCAGGTGGGCGACTACAAGGACAAGGGCGGCAGCGGCATCGTCGCGGTGGCGTGCCCGTTCTGCTCCACGATGCTCTCCGACGCGGTGAACGACACCGGCCGCGAGGAGAACATCAAAATCAAGGACATCACCGAGCTGGTGGCCGACGCGCTGGAGACGAAGAGCGGCGCGGTGGGCACCGTGGCCCCCGGCGCCACGGTGAGCGCCAAGCCGGAGTAG
- a CDS encoding protein-disulfide reductase DsbD family protein — translation MTHRRSKRLGVVGGIGLLLVAAVAWAELPASAVATSAPDEGDPRIEGALLVDATQVKPGDTFRVGVRFRLDPGWHVYWKNPGDSGLETEVAWDTPGVTVGPLQWPFPHTFRTPDGFITTHGYDGEAILIADAKAMEGPTTGVLTVSAAVEALVCEVHCIPAELVLTRSLPLGPQTVRDAETAAVFDAELAKVPRPARDSGHVATLALDAPQLTAGQDFTGTLTVTAPGGAAVPAVEGDFFVAERIPGVARVGLSAEGPGRFKLKGKAEPDVQATAPGLTGVLRLGTAATGYQYLEVTAPLAPMVAASGAAAGTPAAVKPPSVKDSIAAVKPVGAAVATPPAAESSMGLGLALVFAFFGGALLNLMPCVFPVLALKAYGFTRMVQQEQGRVGAHAAAYAGGIIGTMLLLAGGVLAVRAGGASVGWGFQFQEPLFVAGVCAVLVAFALNLFGVFNVGLDGTALAGKVDQSHGLMHSAGEGVLAVVLATPCSAPLLGTAVGFAFAAGPLTVLAVFTALGLGLALPFCVLVLVPGLAKKLPRPGAWMERFKQVLGFALLGTTVWLVWVMGGLAGVDGMARLLAFLVAVGLVTWLYGQGQAQDGVRRLATVGVAAGVLVASGLLTLRFEDQGPAAAPPLGSAVATARPWSADAVDSALAAGQPVFIDFTADWCLTCKFNERTVLSTDEVRDAFSKHQVAFFIADWTRRDARITAKLAEHGRAGVPMYLVLSPGAPATPEVLPELLTPGLVSDAVKRAAECAPSKLGGGANVLCAAGFPNH, via the coding sequence ATGACGCATCGGCGGTCCAAGAGGCTCGGCGTGGTTGGCGGAATCGGACTGCTGCTGGTGGCGGCGGTCGCGTGGGCGGAGCTGCCCGCGTCGGCCGTGGCCACGAGCGCGCCGGATGAAGGGGACCCGCGCATCGAGGGCGCCCTGCTGGTGGACGCGACCCAGGTGAAGCCGGGGGACACCTTCCGCGTGGGCGTGCGCTTCCGCTTGGACCCGGGCTGGCACGTCTACTGGAAGAACCCGGGTGACTCGGGCCTGGAGACGGAGGTCGCGTGGGACACGCCCGGCGTCACCGTGGGGCCGCTCCAGTGGCCCTTCCCGCACACCTTCCGCACGCCCGACGGCTTCATCACCACCCACGGCTACGACGGCGAGGCCATCCTCATCGCCGACGCCAAGGCCATGGAGGGCCCCACCACGGGGGTGTTGACGGTGTCCGCCGCCGTGGAGGCGCTGGTCTGCGAGGTGCACTGCATCCCCGCGGAGCTGGTGCTGACGCGCTCGCTTCCCCTGGGCCCCCAGACGGTGCGCGACGCCGAGACGGCGGCCGTCTTCGACGCGGAGCTGGCCAAGGTACCCCGTCCCGCCCGGGACAGCGGCCACGTGGCGACGCTGGCGCTGGACGCGCCCCAGCTCACGGCGGGCCAGGACTTCACCGGCACCCTCACCGTGACGGCCCCGGGCGGCGCGGCCGTGCCCGCGGTGGAGGGTGACTTCTTCGTCGCCGAGCGCATCCCGGGCGTGGCGCGCGTGGGACTGTCGGCGGAGGGACCGGGCCGCTTCAAGCTGAAGGGCAAGGCGGAGCCGGACGTGCAGGCCACCGCGCCGGGGCTGACGGGCGTGCTGCGCCTGGGCACGGCGGCCACCGGTTACCAGTACCTGGAGGTGACGGCGCCGCTGGCCCCCATGGTGGCGGCAAGTGGCGCGGCGGCGGGGACGCCGGCCGCGGTGAAGCCGCCGTCGGTGAAGGACAGCATCGCCGCGGTGAAGCCGGTGGGCGCCGCCGTCGCCACGCCGCCCGCGGCCGAGTCGTCCATGGGCCTGGGGCTGGCGCTGGTGTTCGCCTTCTTCGGCGGCGCGCTGCTCAACCTGATGCCGTGCGTGTTCCCCGTGCTGGCGCTCAAGGCCTACGGCTTCACGCGCATGGTGCAGCAGGAGCAGGGCCGCGTGGGCGCGCACGCGGCGGCCTACGCGGGCGGCATCATCGGCACCATGCTGCTGCTGGCGGGCGGCGTGCTGGCGGTGCGCGCGGGCGGGGCGAGCGTGGGCTGGGGCTTCCAGTTCCAGGAGCCGCTCTTCGTCGCGGGCGTCTGCGCGGTGCTGGTGGCCTTCGCGCTCAACCTCTTCGGCGTCTTCAACGTGGGCCTGGATGGCACCGCGCTGGCGGGCAAGGTGGACCAGAGCCACGGCCTGATGCACAGCGCCGGCGAGGGCGTGCTGGCCGTCGTCCTGGCCACGCCGTGCTCGGCGCCGCTGCTGGGCACCGCGGTGGGCTTCGCCTTCGCGGCCGGGCCCCTGACGGTGCTGGCCGTCTTCACCGCGCTGGGGCTGGGGCTCGCGCTGCCCTTCTGCGTGCTGGTGCTGGTGCCCGGGCTGGCCAAGAAGCTGCCCAGGCCGGGCGCGTGGATGGAGCGCTTCAAGCAGGTGCTGGGCTTCGCGCTGCTGGGCACCACCGTCTGGCTGGTGTGGGTGATGGGCGGGCTGGCCGGCGTGGACGGCATGGCGCGGCTGCTGGCGTTCCTGGTCGCGGTGGGGCTCGTCACGTGGCTGTATGGCCAGGGGCAGGCGCAGGATGGCGTGCGCAGGCTGGCCACGGTGGGAGTGGCCGCCGGTGTGCTGGTGGCGTCCGGCCTGTTGACGCTGCGCTTCGAGGACCAGGGCCCCGCGGCGGCGCCCCCGCTCGGGTCCGCGGTGGCCACGGCGCGGCCGTGGAGCGCGGACGCGGTGGACTCGGCGCTGGCCGCGGGCCAGCCGGTGTTCATCGACTTCACGGCGGACTGGTGCCTCACCTGCAAGTTCAACGAGCGCACCGTGCTGTCCACCGACGAGGTCCGTGACGCCTTCTCGAAGCACCAGGTGGCCTTCTTCATCGCGGACTGGACGCGCCGGGACGCGCGCATCACCGCCAAGCTGGCCGAGCATGGCCGGGCCGGTGTGCCCATGTACCTGGTGCTCAGCCCGGGCGCTCCCGCCACGCCGGAGGTGCTGCCGGAGTTGCTCACCCCGGGCCTGGTGTCGGACGCGGTGAAGCGCGCGGCGGAGTGCGCACCCTCGAAGCTGGGCGGCGGCGCGAACGTCCTCTGCGCCGCGGGCTTCCCCAATCACTGA
- a CDS encoding thioredoxin family protein, whose translation MKQVFTALAVGTLFVSAPALADAEVGKPAPSFTLKDESGKEHTLAQYKGKVVVLEWTNPECPFVQRHYKSDTMATTLKGFDAKKVVWLAVDSTAHNTPAKSAAWKKEEGFPYPVLQDASGTVGKSYGAKTTPHMYVIDEKGVVRYAGAIDDDPRGKNARPSNHVKTAVDAVVGGQQVPTSTTTPYGCSVKYKS comes from the coding sequence ATGAAGCAGGTCTTCACCGCTCTCGCCGTGGGTACGTTGTTCGTGAGTGCGCCCGCTCTGGCTGACGCGGAGGTCGGCAAGCCCGCGCCGTCCTTCACGCTGAAGGACGAGTCCGGCAAGGAGCACACGCTGGCGCAGTACAAGGGCAAGGTCGTCGTGCTCGAGTGGACCAACCCCGAGTGCCCCTTCGTGCAGCGGCACTACAAGAGCGACACGATGGCCACCACGCTGAAGGGCTTCGACGCGAAGAAGGTCGTGTGGCTGGCGGTGGACTCCACCGCGCACAACACGCCGGCGAAGTCCGCGGCCTGGAAGAAGGAAGAGGGCTTCCCCTACCCGGTGCTCCAGGACGCGAGCGGCACGGTGGGCAAGTCCTACGGCGCGAAGACGACGCCGCACATGTACGTCATCGACGAGAAGGGCGTCGTCCGCTACGCGGGCGCCATCGACGATGACCCGCGCGGCAAGAACGCCAGGCCGTCCAACCACGTGAAGACGGCGGTGGACGCGGTGGTGGGCGGCCAGCAGGTCCCCACCAGCACCACCACGCCCTATGGCTGCTCGGTGAAGTACAAGAGCTAG
- a CDS encoding DHA2 family efflux MFS transporter permease subunit, with the protein MATTPPGTPVAYDSPRGRGVLLASVLGSGMAFLDSTAVNVALPAMGRELQTGLSGLQWAVDAYLLTLGSLVLTGGALGDAKGQRRVFLLGMLAFTVTSVLCGLAPSAWTLAAFRAAQGVGAALLVPASLALLRTSFPPEDRQRAVSAWAGLSGVTTAVGPLLGGWLVDAGSWRFVFFLNVPLAALTAWAALRHVPDIAPQAGTRGLDLAGSVTAALGLGGLIYALIEGPAHGWPLAAIVAALVGAVLLAGFFALEARQRAPMLPLTLFHSRTFSGANLTTLVVYFALGGATFLVVLALQQQLGYSALGAGAALLPITLLLLLLSPPVGRLAGHLGARPLMTAGPLLAGMGLALLTRIQRGGDYVSTVLPGIGVLGLGLALTVGPLTAVVLGAVEDRYAGIASGVNNAVARIAGLLAVALLPLLGGLAGDSGVDFLVGTRRALWVSAGLCAVGALCAWLTIPREAGRTPSA; encoded by the coding sequence ATGGCCACCACTCCCCCCGGCACCCCCGTCGCCTATGACAGTCCCCGGGGCAGAGGCGTGTTGCTCGCGAGCGTCCTGGGCAGCGGCATGGCGTTCCTCGACTCCACGGCCGTCAACGTCGCCCTGCCCGCCATGGGCCGGGAGCTCCAGACGGGCCTGTCCGGCCTGCAGTGGGCGGTGGACGCCTACCTGCTCACGCTCGGCTCCCTGGTGCTCACGGGAGGGGCGCTGGGCGACGCGAAGGGACAGCGGCGCGTCTTCCTGCTGGGCATGCTCGCCTTCACCGTCACGTCCGTGCTGTGCGGGCTGGCGCCGAGCGCCTGGACGCTGGCCGCCTTCCGCGCCGCGCAGGGCGTGGGGGCCGCGCTGCTGGTGCCCGCGAGCCTCGCCCTGCTGCGCACGTCATTCCCGCCGGAGGACCGGCAGCGCGCCGTGTCCGCCTGGGCCGGGCTGTCCGGCGTCACCACCGCCGTGGGGCCGCTGCTGGGCGGCTGGCTCGTGGACGCGGGCTCGTGGCGCTTCGTCTTCTTCCTCAACGTGCCCCTGGCCGCGCTCACCGCGTGGGCGGCGCTGCGCCACGTTCCGGACATCGCGCCACAGGCGGGGACGCGGGGGTTGGACCTCGCGGGCTCGGTGACGGCGGCGCTCGGCCTGGGAGGCCTCATCTACGCGCTCATCGAAGGGCCCGCCCATGGGTGGCCCCTGGCGGCCATCGTCGCCGCCCTCGTGGGCGCGGTCCTGCTCGCGGGCTTCTTCGCGTTGGAGGCGAGGCAGCGAGCCCCGATGCTTCCCCTCACCCTCTTCCACTCACGGACCTTCTCCGGCGCGAACCTCACCACGCTCGTCGTGTACTTCGCGCTGGGTGGGGCCACCTTCCTGGTGGTGCTCGCCCTGCAGCAGCAGCTTGGCTATTCGGCGCTCGGCGCGGGGGCCGCGTTGCTGCCCATCACCCTGCTGCTGCTCCTGCTCTCACCGCCGGTGGGCCGGCTGGCGGGACACCTGGGCGCGAGGCCGCTGATGACGGCGGGGCCGCTGCTGGCGGGCATGGGGCTGGCGCTGCTGACGCGCATCCAGCGTGGGGGTGACTACGTCAGCACCGTGCTGCCCGGCATCGGGGTGTTGGGCCTGGGCCTGGCGCTCACCGTGGGCCCCCTCACGGCGGTGGTGCTCGGCGCCGTCGAGGACCGCTACGCGGGCATCGCCTCTGGCGTGAACAACGCCGTGGCCCGCATCGCCGGACTGCTCGCGGTGGCGCTGCTGCCCCTGCTGGGCGGGCTGGCCGGCGACAGCGGCGTGGACTTCCTGGTGGGCACCCGCCGCGCGCTCTGGGTGTCCGCCGGCCTGTGCGCCGTGGGCGCCCTGTGCGCGTGGCTCACGATTCCGCGCGAGGCGGGGCGCACGCCCTCCGCGTGA
- a CDS encoding vWA domain-containing protein — MKQTAWAVERDGEHGREVLLLVTLEADADAPRAPVAINLALDRSASMRGVPLLAAVQAAQALVERASPRDYLGLLTFDAEPEQVLPMRAMDASARAQLLKVLARLESGEGTALHEAVERASEAARRVLVPGARPQVLMLTDGEPSVGPSQLAEFKTLGARVAESGVMLHALGLGRHYLPDVLEALTSPSGTGFVHVDDPEGLPMAVGQLGAELFGEVVADARVHVLPSGFADVRCRHRYPSRVEGDAMSATLGAVSQAFPRRVLFSGMLGEAEWNLGVTTSYSEHGDTRRITIPVTRVLPDSEAGRFVRAVASELDLVAAEATAWKALGRRHQDAAERALEAADVALYKLARLGASDVPAQRHVERLADLRRVIERRANQNPALVMRRAHSEVSRITMSRVGPAAPAPALLPWKTED, encoded by the coding sequence ATGAAGCAGACGGCCTGGGCAGTGGAGCGTGACGGCGAGCACGGCCGCGAGGTGCTCCTCCTCGTCACCCTGGAGGCCGACGCCGACGCCCCGCGCGCCCCCGTGGCCATCAACCTGGCGTTGGATCGCAGCGCCTCCATGCGCGGCGTGCCGCTGCTCGCCGCGGTGCAGGCCGCCCAGGCGCTCGTCGAGCGCGCCAGCCCCCGGGACTACCTGGGCCTGCTCACCTTCGACGCGGAGCCCGAGCAGGTCCTCCCCATGCGCGCCATGGACGCCAGCGCCCGCGCGCAGCTCCTCAAGGTGCTCGCGCGCCTGGAGTCCGGCGAGGGGACCGCCCTGCACGAGGCCGTGGAGCGCGCCTCGGAGGCCGCCCGCCGCGTGCTCGTGCCCGGCGCCCGGCCCCAGGTGCTGATGCTCACCGACGGCGAGCCCTCCGTGGGCCCGTCGCAGCTCGCCGAGTTCAAGACGCTGGGCGCCCGCGTCGCCGAGTCCGGCGTCATGCTCCACGCGCTGGGCCTGGGCCGCCACTACCTGCCCGACGTCCTGGAGGCCCTCACCAGCCCCTCCGGCACCGGCTTCGTGCACGTGGATGACCCGGAAGGGCTGCCCATGGCCGTGGGCCAGCTCGGCGCCGAGCTCTTCGGTGAGGTCGTCGCCGACGCGCGCGTGCACGTGCTGCCCTCGGGCTTCGCCGACGTCCGCTGCCGCCACCGCTATCCCTCGCGCGTGGAGGGAGACGCCATGAGCGCCACCCTGGGCGCCGTCTCCCAGGCCTTCCCGCGCCGGGTCCTCTTCTCCGGCATGCTGGGGGAGGCGGAGTGGAACCTGGGGGTGACGACGTCCTACTCCGAGCACGGCGACACGCGGCGCATCACCATCCCGGTGACGCGCGTGTTGCCCGACAGCGAGGCGGGCCGCTTCGTGCGCGCCGTCGCCTCCGAGCTGGACCTGGTCGCCGCCGAGGCCACCGCGTGGAAGGCCCTGGGCCGCCGTCACCAGGACGCCGCGGAGCGGGCGCTGGAGGCCGCCGACGTGGCCCTCTACAAGCTCGCGCGGCTGGGCGCATCCGACGTGCCCGCGCAGCGCCACGTGGAGCGGCTGGCGGACCTGCGCCGGGTGATTGAGCGCCGCGCCAACCAGAACCCCGCCCTGGTGATGCGCCGCGCGCACTCCGAGGTCTCCCGCATCACCATGAGCCGCGTGGGCCCCGCCGCCCCCGCGCCCGCGCTGCTGCCCTGGAAGACCGAGGACTGA
- a CDS encoding PD40 domain-containing protein yields the protein MTTMTGKRRFLGAAVLAVGMLGGCEPLDDGGGGTIGDVEFTRGFAFVREDDRNVYVVDDDGDANSPQRLTSVGGAYWPSVSRDGRGVVFVQRSGGATSLLTVPTTGGTPATLFRANDPACARGCANFRTPTFSPDGRSVVFVFSPANSSQTALARINTDGSGFQDLTPNNVIAYGAPSFVPNGSAVVAGAGSGLNQLDQLAYVPLNGGAITYSSLSAGVQFVENRVAVSPNGSQVAVDGRLSSGGTRVFVAPLSGSNVGGLQRVTSSGAGSEESWPSWTGNSQLGFLITSGGGDPAIYRANLGTGSVSLAVPSATEPSYGPI from the coding sequence GTGACGACGATGACGGGCAAGCGGAGGTTCCTCGGAGCAGCGGTATTGGCGGTGGGGATGCTGGGGGGCTGCGAGCCCCTGGACGACGGCGGTGGCGGCACCATCGGGGACGTCGAATTCACCCGCGGCTTCGCCTTCGTGCGCGAGGATGACCGCAACGTCTACGTGGTGGACGACGACGGCGACGCCAACAGCCCGCAGCGGCTCACCAGCGTGGGCGGCGCCTACTGGCCCTCCGTGTCGCGTGACGGCCGCGGCGTGGTGTTCGTCCAGCGCAGCGGCGGCGCCACCTCGCTGCTGACGGTGCCCACCACCGGCGGGACGCCGGCCACCCTGTTCCGGGCGAACGACCCGGCGTGCGCGCGCGGCTGCGCCAACTTCCGCACGCCCACCTTCAGCCCGGACGGCCGCAGCGTCGTCTTCGTCTTTTCGCCGGCCAACAGCTCGCAGACGGCGTTGGCGCGCATCAACACGGATGGCAGCGGCTTCCAGGACCTCACGCCCAACAACGTCATCGCCTACGGCGCGCCGTCCTTCGTGCCCAATGGCAGCGCGGTGGTGGCGGGCGCGGGCAGCGGCCTGAACCAACTGGACCAGCTTGCCTACGTGCCGCTCAACGGCGGCGCCATCACCTACTCCTCCCTGAGCGCCGGGGTGCAGTTCGTGGAGAACCGCGTGGCGGTGTCGCCCAACGGCTCGCAGGTGGCGGTGGACGGGAGGCTCTCCTCCGGGGGCACGCGCGTCTTCGTGGCGCCGCTGTCGGGCTCCAACGTGGGCGGGCTCCAGCGCGTCACCAGCAGCGGGGCGGGCTCCGAGGAGTCGTGGCCGAGCTGGACGGGGAACAGCCAGCTCGGCTTCCTCATCACCTCCGGCGGCGGTGACCCGGCCATCTACCGGGCGAACCTGGGCACGGGCTCGGTGTCGCTGGCGGTGCCCAGCGCCACGGAGCCGTCCTACGGGCCCATCTGA
- a CDS encoding ubiquitin carboxyl-terminal hydrolase 14, translating to MEPICEHLEQAGDPPPRARGCEECLAMGASWVHLRRCLTCGHVGCCDSSPNRHATKHFQRTAHPVIQSFEPGEAWAWCYEDELFTEHRPGSSQDARL from the coding sequence ATGGAACCGATTTGCGAGCACCTCGAACAGGCGGGTGACCCGCCCCCTCGCGCGCGAGGCTGCGAGGAGTGTCTGGCCATGGGGGCGAGCTGGGTGCATCTGCGCCGCTGTCTGACGTGTGGCCACGTCGGGTGCTGTGACTCATCCCCGAACCGGCACGCCACGAAGCACTTCCAGCGGACGGCCCACCCCGTCATCCAGTCCTTCGAGCCGGGCGAGGCGTGGGCCTGGTGCTACGAGGACGAGCTCTTCACCGAGCACCGGCCGGGGTCCTCCCAGGACGCGCGCTTGTGA
- a CDS encoding DUF6484 domain-containing protein: MSVSPDSKSLASGSPSQEPILGSRAGHLAGFNASGAVLVDFPGSASGPVPARLAVVVEPKALQAAVAQRQKVVLLFENGDARLPFVMGLIQEPSATPLLDALLEAPPQEAAPRPTEAHVDGKRVVIEGQDEVVLKCGEASITLRRNGKVIVKGTYLESRATGTHRIKGGTVEIN; the protein is encoded by the coding sequence ATGAGCGTGTCACCCGACAGCAAGTCCCTTGCCTCTGGCTCGCCGTCCCAGGAGCCCATCCTGGGGAGCCGGGCGGGCCACCTGGCCGGCTTCAATGCCAGCGGCGCGGTGCTGGTGGACTTCCCGGGGAGCGCCTCGGGCCCGGTGCCCGCGCGGCTCGCCGTCGTCGTGGAGCCCAAGGCGCTCCAGGCCGCCGTCGCCCAGCGGCAGAAGGTGGTGCTCCTCTTCGAGAACGGCGACGCCCGGCTGCCCTTCGTCATGGGGCTCATCCAGGAGCCCAGCGCCACGCCGCTGCTGGACGCGCTGCTGGAGGCGCCGCCCCAGGAGGCCGCGCCGCGGCCCACGGAGGCCCACGTCGACGGCAAGCGCGTCGTCATCGAGGGCCAGGACGAGGTCGTCCTCAAGTGCGGCGAGGCCAGCATCACCCTGCGCCGCAACGGCAAGGTCATCGTGAAGGGCACCTACCTGGAGTCGCGCGCCACCGGCACCCACCGCATCAAGGGCGGCACGGTGGAAATCAACTGA
- a CDS encoding ankyrin repeat domain-containing protein, which yields MSLFDAVLAGDRDAVESHLSAGADPNPFDEEGRTPLMAAARAGRADLVRLLLEAGAEPDLTDSIGESALIMAAAHGHAEVCQWLMPHARDDEQDLARTLLSGLGITDLRLDAPPPPDNSFRRKLASAGAYVSGKLGDAGATKRLERVFRSEKQRKP from the coding sequence ATGTCCCTCTTCGATGCCGTGCTCGCGGGCGACCGTGACGCCGTGGAGTCCCACCTGTCCGCTGGCGCGGACCCGAACCCCTTTGATGAAGAGGGGCGCACGCCGCTGATGGCCGCGGCCCGCGCGGGACGGGCGGACCTGGTGCGGCTCCTGCTGGAGGCGGGCGCGGAGCCCGACCTGACGGATTCCATCGGCGAGTCCGCGCTCATCATGGCCGCCGCGCACGGCCACGCCGAGGTCTGCCAGTGGCTGATGCCCCACGCGCGTGACGACGAGCAGGACCTGGCGCGCACGCTACTCTCCGGCCTGGGCATCACGGACCTGCGCCTGGACGCGCCGCCCCCGCCGGACAACAGCTTCCGCCGCAAGCTCGCCTCGGCGGGGGCCTACGTCTCCGGCAAGCTGGGGGACGCCGGCGCCACGAAGCGGCTGGAGCGCGTGTTCCGCTCGGAGAAGCAGCGCAAGCCCTAG